The following proteins come from a genomic window of Drosophila sulfurigaster albostrigata strain 15112-1811.04 chromosome X, ASM2355843v2, whole genome shotgun sequence:
- the LOC133849358 gene encoding large ribosomal subunit protein uL14m: protein MAQILLRNITRASNSTLLTTSRIGPSPLTIPAVAAANSLSQQLHTTSPCCEIRKLARLRVVDNSDLGKRAMAEGRPPRCIHVYNKRGVGLIGDKVLVAIKGQMKKGILVGLKQKQRLKQPQFDSNNLVLIDDNGSPLGTRIHVPIPTVLRTILKEKTLSKGADYTKVLAIASRYV, encoded by the coding sequence ATGGCACAAATCCTGCTGAGAAACATCACGAGGGCCAGTAATTCTACTCTGCTGACTACGAGTAGGATTGGCCCAAGTCCATTGACAATCCCCGCCGTCGCCGCCGCTAACTCTTTAAGTCAACAACTACACACAACGTCGCCGTGCTGCGAGATACGGAAACTTGCTCGATTGCGCGTTGTGGATAACAGTGATCTGGGCAAACGGGCGATGGCTGAAGGCCGGCCACCCCGCTGCATACATGTGTACAATAAACGTGGAGTCGGTCTGATTGGTGACAAAGTGCTGGTGGCCATCAAAGGCCAAATGAAGAAGGGCATCTTGGTGGGcctgaagcagaagcagcgactGAAGCAGCCACAATTTGATAGCAACAACCTGGTGCTCATCGATGACAATGGCAGTCCGCTGGGCACACGCATCCACGTTCCGATACCAACAGTGCTGCGCACGATACTCAAGGAGAAAACGTTATCGAAGGGTGCCGACTACACAAAGGTGCTGGCCATTGCCAGTCGTTAtgtttag